The Pirellulales bacterium genome includes a region encoding these proteins:
- a CDS encoding WD40 repeat domain-containing protein, translating into MAGKTLHATDLATGKETATADMAGREMPNSIAISPDGATMAMQSVHMIEIWDVGTLKSRKAVVISPIGGNWPAFTADSKTVAFAVYEKVCFFNSQTGEAIGAITAAHPKYVPSSMSISGDGKTISVAQDGGADVGIQIYDASQLEPPPEFKSAVDAQTLFPAHIRKTKPRRDSLADKIAKAEAKRAAEAAAKAAADGANTPAATGDLPGTTQATPAPTSGATSTDAPPVRTTPPIVVKPHASGPTKSGATAAAAFVGPWTANESPFRLVVQCDPRLTIASETRPAPMRTDPAMNPDEPAVIFSMLDEAR; encoded by the coding sequence GTGGCGGGAAAAACGCTGCATGCCACCGATCTAGCGACCGGCAAGGAGACAGCCACGGCGGACATGGCGGGCCGCGAGATGCCCAACAGCATCGCGATCTCGCCCGACGGCGCCACGATGGCGATGCAAAGCGTACACATGATCGAGATTTGGGACGTGGGCACGCTCAAGTCGCGAAAGGCCGTGGTGATCAGCCCGATCGGCGGCAATTGGCCGGCGTTCACCGCCGACAGCAAAACCGTCGCCTTTGCTGTTTATGAAAAAGTCTGCTTCTTCAATTCGCAAACCGGTGAGGCCATTGGCGCCATCACGGCCGCGCATCCGAAATACGTTCCTTCGAGCATGTCGATCTCGGGCGACGGCAAGACCATTTCAGTCGCGCAAGACGGCGGGGCGGACGTGGGCATCCAGATCTACGACGCCAGCCAACTCGAACCTCCGCCCGAGTTCAAATCGGCCGTCGACGCGCAAACACTTTTTCCTGCCCACATTCGAAAAACTAAACCGCGACGCGATTCGCTCGCCGACAAGATCGCGAAAGCCGAAGCCAAACGGGCCGCCGAAGCAGCCGCCAAAGCCGCGGCCGACGGCGCGAACACGCCGGCCGCTACCGGCGATTTGCCGGGCACGACTCAGGCAACGCCTGCGCCAACGTCCGGCGCGACATCGACCGACGCGCCGCCGGTGCGGACCACGCCGCCGATCGTCGTTAAGCCACATGCATCCGGGCCGACAAAATCCGGCGCGACCGCCGCCGCCGCGTTTGTCGGCCCGTGGACGGCGAATGAATCGCCGTTTCGCCTCGTCGTTCAGTGCGACCCACGGCTGACGATTGCGAGCGAGACCAGGCCGGCGCCGATGAGAACCGACCCGGCAATGAATCCGGATGAGCCGGCAGTGATATTCTCCATGCTCGACGAGGCAAGATAG
- a CDS encoding PQQ-dependent sugar dehydrogenase — MRLPVTKSLGLFLLLASFAHPAAAGAPEPPKVPAGFHASLAAEGLDATALAVAPDGRVFIAEKHGVVRVLERDRLLAQPAVTLKNVETDDEQGLDGIALHPDFAKNGWLYLFYTVRGPENRGEGKLGRSNRISRFAINERNRAGEESVIFETDRAEHIHNGGAMCFGPDGKLYVGSGEVTLNDGAQRLTTVQGKVLRLNDDGSIPADNPLIKQTQGKNQAIYAYGFRQPFKGSFQPGTGRFYLNVVSTTAKEAIFEIKPGVNGGWPMSEGYTDDSRFVNPIFAYGGIGGCITGGAFCNTPQTQFPKRYQGLYFFMDYMSNWIRTLDPADPQKTVHLFASNLDRPVDLAFAPDGSLYCLNRGNGNGNTVSEKGTLWHIRCEEDVPASQLAFLDGPRDSFPGALQPRTVTVGLQDAKGRLLPFADGRIQLALHRNGRSYPYKTVATVDGVASFPDLTIAWAGKGYTLIATREGLPPVTSEPFEILAKVARPVIRPSSNKFTGPVTALVSSPTANAEIRYTLDGSAPNKKSALYTGPLEFKASAKLRVQAFRAGLADSQDESVEYAIRAEKPFGLPYREPLHGLKLPSSSQEQPPATLSATGVFADLAKLRPRAGFVPYDVIQPLWSDGAEKQRWIGLPGDRRIRFSDNWAWAFPAGTVLVKNFSLAQAAGAPRRLETRLLIIDDSENGSFGFTYRWRSDQSDADLVAEAGRDETLSVASGEGTRHDQVWHYPGRSECLSCHRSDAGRALGVNQRQLNRSYEYPGTQRIDNQIRTWSYLQMFDGAPREDELSKFAKLVALSDKSAPLELRIRSYMDVNCAQCHRPGGTSANFDARFETPLERADIVHSPVRNELNIPGSQVVRPRDLTHSMLYRRLTSQMPTQRMPPLARNVLDPLAVDAFAEWIGAMDDKGRTPNR, encoded by the coding sequence GTGCGATTGCCTGTGACAAAGAGCCTTGGACTATTTCTCTTGCTGGCGAGTTTTGCGCATCCGGCCGCGGCTGGGGCGCCGGAGCCGCCGAAGGTGCCGGCTGGTTTTCATGCTTCGCTCGCGGCAGAAGGGCTCGACGCCACGGCGCTGGCCGTCGCGCCGGATGGCCGGGTGTTTATTGCCGAAAAGCATGGCGTGGTGCGCGTCCTCGAACGCGATCGATTGTTGGCCCAACCGGCGGTCACGCTGAAGAACGTCGAAACGGACGACGAGCAAGGCCTCGACGGCATCGCCCTGCATCCCGATTTTGCGAAGAACGGTTGGCTCTATCTGTTTTACACCGTTCGCGGACCGGAAAATCGCGGAGAAGGAAAACTCGGCCGCTCGAATCGGATCAGCCGCTTCGCGATCAACGAAAGAAATCGTGCCGGCGAGGAATCGGTGATTTTCGAAACCGATCGGGCGGAGCATATCCACAACGGGGGAGCGATGTGTTTCGGCCCCGACGGCAAATTGTATGTCGGCTCGGGCGAAGTCACGCTCAACGACGGGGCGCAGCGGCTCACGACCGTGCAAGGCAAGGTGCTGCGGCTCAACGACGACGGCTCGATCCCGGCCGACAATCCGCTCATCAAGCAAACGCAAGGCAAAAACCAAGCAATCTATGCCTACGGCTTTCGACAGCCCTTCAAAGGCTCGTTTCAACCGGGCACCGGGCGATTCTATTTGAACGTCGTCAGCACGACGGCGAAGGAGGCAATCTTCGAGATCAAGCCGGGAGTCAACGGCGGTTGGCCCATGAGCGAGGGCTATACCGACGACTCGCGATTCGTGAATCCAATCTTCGCGTACGGCGGGATCGGCGGCTGCATCACCGGCGGCGCGTTTTGCAACACGCCGCAAACACAGTTTCCCAAACGCTACCAAGGCTTGTACTTTTTCATGGATTACATGTCGAATTGGATTCGCACGCTCGACCCGGCCGACCCGCAAAAGACCGTGCATCTGTTCGCGAGCAATCTCGACCGGCCGGTCGATCTGGCTTTTGCGCCCGACGGCAGCCTCTATTGCCTGAATCGGGGCAATGGCAACGGCAACACGGTCAGCGAGAAGGGCACGCTTTGGCATATCCGCTGCGAAGAGGATGTGCCGGCGTCGCAGCTCGCTTTTCTCGACGGACCGCGCGATTCGTTTCCCGGCGCGCTGCAACCCCGGACCGTAACGGTCGGATTGCAGGATGCGAAAGGGCGACTGCTGCCATTCGCCGACGGCCGAATCCAACTCGCGCTCCATCGCAATGGCCGCTCGTATCCGTATAAAACGGTGGCGACGGTGGATGGCGTCGCCAGCTTTCCCGATCTGACGATCGCCTGGGCCGGCAAGGGATATACGTTGATTGCGACGCGCGAGGGGTTGCCGCCGGTGACCAGCGAGCCGTTTGAGATTTTGGCCAAGGTCGCGCGGCCGGTCATTCGGCCGAGCAGCAATAAGTTCACCGGCCCGGTGACGGCGCTCGTAAGCTCGCCGACCGCCAATGCGGAAATTCGTTACACCCTGGACGGCAGCGCGCCGAACAAAAAGTCGGCACTGTACACAGGGCCGCTCGAATTCAAAGCATCCGCAAAGCTACGGGTGCAGGCATTTCGCGCCGGGCTGGCGGATAGCCAGGATGAATCGGTCGAGTATGCGATCCGGGCAGAAAAGCCGTTCGGTCTGCCGTATCGCGAGCCCCTGCATGGGCTGAAGCTGCCGAGTTCGTCGCAAGAGCAACCGCCGGCCACGCTCTCGGCCACCGGCGTGTTTGCCGACCTCGCGAAATTGCGGCCGCGGGCCGGGTTTGTTCCCTACGACGTGATTCAGCCGCTCTGGTCGGATGGCGCGGAAAAGCAGCGCTGGATTGGCCTGCCGGGCGACCGACGAATCCGCTTCTCGGACAACTGGGCCTGGGCATTTCCAGCCGGCACCGTCCTGGTCAAGAATTTCTCGCTCGCGCAGGCCGCCGGCGCGCCGCGCCGCTTGGAAACCCGGCTACTGATTATCGACGATAGCGAAAACGGCAGCTTCGGTTTCACGTATCGCTGGCGGTCGGATCAAAGCGATGCGGATCTGGTCGCGGAGGCCGGCCGCGACGAAACGCTCTCGGTCGCCAGTGGCGAGGGCACTCGGCACGACCAGGTGTGGCACTATCCAGGCCGATCGGAATGCCTGTCTTGTCACCGTTCGGACGCCGGCCGCGCGCTGGGCGTGAATCAGCGGCAGTTGAACCGGAGCTACGAATATCCTGGCACGCAACGGATCGACAACCAGATTCGAACCTGGTCGTATTTGCAAATGTTCGACGGCGCGCCGCGCGAGGATGAACTCAGCAAGTTTGCGAAACTGGTCGCCCTCAGCGATAAATCGGCGCCGCTGGAATTGCGGATTCGCTCGTACATGGATGTAAATTGCGCGCAATGTCATCGGCCGGGGGGCACTTCCGCCAACTTCGACGCACGCTTCGAAACGCCGTTGGAACGGGCGGATATCGTGCACTCCCCGGTGCGGAATGAATTGAATATTCCGGGCAGCCAAGTCGTGCGGCCGCGCGATCTGACTCATTCGATGCTCTATCGGCGTCTTACGAGCCAGATGCCGACGCAACGCATGCCGCCGCTCGCACGAAACGTGCTCGATCCTTTGGCGGTCGATGCCTTTGCGGAATGGATTGGCGCAATGGACGATAAAGGTCGCACGCCGAACCGATAG
- a CDS encoding ABC transporter ATP-binding protein has protein sequence MPQSQRSLAAILAVSLVRMSLVRAAFSALTNRDHATDGSLMHNFGRALKLVLRHRWTLVGTLASALIVALLWGANIGGMYPVIQVIFGGQSLQKWVNEAIADSTKRIVDFDGQIDRQEKALADAPEAGRREMQVALSGLRSARDIEQKTLLGRQHLKPYIDRYLPDDPFRTLILIVGVLMVATLFKNLCMVLNSIWVDRLTFMTTLELRKQFYRRTLRMDLAGFGQNSSSELMSRFTYDLDSVGGGVQVLMGRAIREPLKMVACLVGAAWICWRLLLVSLLVAPLAAFLIGRLSKALKRANRRAMEEMSQLYTILQETFGGIKIVKAFTMERYERRRLHENSKELYRKAMKISRYDALGHPMVEAMGVAMICLGILSGAYLVLNQETRLLGIKMCDRPLDLAGLLVFYGMLVGASDPARKMSEVFNRLQRGAAAADRVYELLDREPTIRNPLKAVLLPRHSRELTFENIHFSYKPGQTVLDGLDLRIPFGETMAIVGPNGCGKTTLANLVPRFFDPTSGTIRLDGTPIANARLVDLRRQIGIVTQEPVLFDDTVFNNIRYGQPDATRQQVIEAAKQAHAHRFIENRLEHGYDTVVGQLGGRLSGGERQRIALARAILRDPAILILDEATSQIDLESEQLIHKALEQFTRGRTTIIITHRLATLDLADRIMVMQAGKCIDVGTHAELISRCEFYRRLYQIQFREIA, from the coding sequence TTGCCGCAATCGCAGCGCTCGCTTGCGGCGATCTTGGCGGTGTCGCTTGTACGGATGTCGCTTGTACGGGCAGCGTTTTCCGCGTTGACCAATCGGGATCATGCCACGGACGGCTCATTGATGCACAATTTCGGACGCGCGCTAAAATTGGTTCTGCGGCATCGATGGACGCTCGTCGGCACGCTCGCCAGCGCGCTCATCGTGGCCCTCCTGTGGGGTGCCAATATCGGCGGCATGTATCCCGTGATCCAGGTGATCTTCGGCGGCCAGTCGCTGCAAAAATGGGTCAACGAGGCAATCGCCGATTCGACCAAGCGGATCGTCGATTTCGATGGGCAAATCGACCGCCAAGAAAAGGCCCTGGCCGACGCTCCCGAGGCCGGCCGGCGAGAAATGCAGGTCGCGCTCAGCGGCCTGCGTTCCGCCCGCGATATCGAGCAAAAAACACTTCTCGGCCGGCAACACCTCAAGCCCTATATCGATCGCTATCTGCCCGACGATCCGTTCCGAACGCTGATTCTAATCGTCGGCGTGCTGATGGTGGCCACGTTGTTCAAGAATTTGTGCATGGTGCTCAATTCGATTTGGGTCGACCGGCTCACGTTCATGACGACGCTCGAATTGCGCAAACAGTTCTATCGCCGCACGCTGCGCATGGACCTGGCCGGCTTCGGTCAGAACAGCAGCAGCGAATTGATGAGCCGATTCACCTATGATCTCGATAGCGTCGGCGGCGGCGTGCAGGTGTTGATGGGCCGGGCCATTCGCGAGCCGCTGAAAATGGTCGCCTGCCTGGTCGGGGCCGCGTGGATCTGCTGGCGGCTGTTGCTCGTGTCGCTGCTGGTTGCGCCGCTGGCGGCATTTCTCATCGGCCGGCTTTCCAAGGCCCTCAAACGGGCGAATCGCCGGGCCATGGAAGAAATGTCGCAACTCTATACGATCCTGCAGGAAACGTTCGGCGGCATCAAGATTGTGAAGGCTTTCACGATGGAACGCTACGAACGCCGCCGCCTCCACGAAAACAGCAAGGAACTTTATCGCAAGGCGATGAAAATCTCGCGCTACGACGCCCTCGGCCATCCAATGGTCGAAGCGATGGGCGTGGCCATGATTTGCTTGGGAATTCTCAGCGGCGCTTATCTGGTGCTCAATCAAGAAACGCGGCTGTTGGGCATCAAGATGTGCGATCGGCCGCTCGATTTGGCCGGCTTGCTCGTGTTCTACGGCATGTTGGTCGGCGCCAGCGATCCGGCAAGAAAAATGTCGGAAGTGTTCAACCGGCTGCAACGGGGAGCCGCGGCCGCCGATCGCGTCTACGAACTTCTCGATCGGGAACCGACCATTCGCAATCCGCTAAAAGCCGTCCTCCTGCCACGGCATTCGCGGGAATTGACGTTCGAAAACATTCACTTTTCCTACAAGCCCGGCCAGACGGTGCTCGACGGCCTCGATCTGCGGATACCATTTGGCGAAACAATGGCCATCGTCGGGCCCAATGGCTGCGGCAAAACGACGCTCGCCAACCTCGTCCCCCGATTCTTCGATCCCACGAGCGGCACGATCCGGCTGGATGGAACCCCCATCGCAAACGCCCGGCTTGTCGACCTGCGGCGGCAGATCGGCATCGTCACGCAAGAGCCCGTGCTGTTCGACGACACGGTGTTCAACAACATTCGCTACGGCCAGCCCGACGCCACACGGCAGCAAGTGATCGAAGCCGCGAAGCAAGCCCATGCCCATCGCTTCATCGAAAACCGGCTGGAGCACGGCTACGACACCGTGGTGGGCCAACTCGGTGGCCGACTCTCCGGCGGCGAACGCCAACGCATCGCTCTGGCCCGGGCGATCCTTCGCGACCCGGCGATTCTGATCCTCGACGAAGCCACGAGCCAGATCGATTTGGAAAGCGAACAATTGATCCACAAAGCGCTCGAGCAATTCACGCGCGGCCGAACGACCATCATCATCACCCATCGACTGGCGACGCTGGATTTAGCCGACCGTATCATGGTGATGCAAGCGGGCAAGTGCATCGACGTGGGGACGCACGCCGAACTGATATCGCGCTGCGAATTTTACCGGCGGCTCTACCAGATTCAGTTCCGCGAGATTGCATAA
- a CDS encoding WD40 repeat domain-containing protein: MLVGFVFERGSRGGSTAQFQAENSLRRRLRRCALGRHITRRQNGWAISHPKDADLSLARFDAVTGRLVRKFPFTKGNLYVIGEVAVAPNQRILAAAVMVNGLPGPPREVLQVRLWNLLSGKELRTIENVKGGVGEFGFSSDGRIMVASQAAFAGIDDGKSWEGLLRVWDLAANKVIFSREQFDAVLHAATISPDGKML, encoded by the coding sequence ATGCTTGTTGGTTTTGTCTTCGAGCGCGGCTCGCGCGGCGGATCCACCGCTCAATTTCAAGCTGAAAATTCCCTCCGCCGTCGCCTACGGCGCTGCGCGCTCGGCCGTCATATCACGCGACGGCAAAACGGCTGGGCCATCAGTCATCCGAAAGACGCGGATTTGTCGTTGGCCCGGTTCGACGCGGTAACCGGTCGGCTGGTGCGCAAATTCCCGTTCACCAAAGGCAACCTCTACGTGATCGGTGAGGTGGCGGTCGCCCCGAATCAGCGGATCCTCGCGGCCGCCGTGATGGTGAACGGCCTGCCCGGGCCACCTCGCGAAGTTTTGCAAGTTCGGCTTTGGAATCTGCTCAGCGGCAAAGAACTGCGCACCATTGAAAATGTCAAAGGAGGCGTCGGGGAGTTTGGCTTTTCTTCCGATGGAAGGATCATGGTCGCCAGCCAAGCCGCCTTCGCCGGCATCGACGACGGCAAAAGCTGGGAAGGACTTCTTCGAGTCTGGGACCTGGCCGCCAATAAGGTCATCTTTTCTCGAGAACAATTCGACGCTGTTCTGCATGCGGCGACGATTTCGCCCGATGGCAAAATGCTGTAG